The following coding sequences are from one Triticum aestivum cultivar Chinese Spring chromosome 5A, IWGSC CS RefSeq v2.1, whole genome shotgun sequence window:
- the LOC123105756 gene encoding cyclin-B1-2, which yields MSSLMTKKEIGQTHDVLRFGVNDSVRADLAPAHPVQATIHKETKFWDEKKRFGTEAIYGSAFNIRKDLDAQILSRFQRPPGALPSSMLGYEAMTGSLDDFGFEDYLNLPQDSDSLRIPDMHHGMEVRLGLSKGPVCPSFS from the exons ATGTCGAGCTTGATGACGAAGAAGGAGATCGGGCAGACCCACGACGTGCTCCGCTTCGGCGTCAACGACAGCGTCAGGGCCGACCTCGCGCCGGCGCACCCCGTCCAGGCCACCATCCATAAG GAGACCAAGTTCTGGGACGAGAAGAAGAGGTTCGGGACCGAGGCCATCTACGGGTCCGCCTTCAACATCCGCAAGGACCTGGACGCCCAAATCCTCTCCAG GTTCCAAAGGCCCCCAGGTGCATTGCCATCATCTATGCTAGGATATGAGGCAATGACAGGTTCCTTGGATGATTTTGGATTTGAAGATTACCTTAACT TGCCCCAGGACTCTGACAGCCTGCGCATACCGGACATGCACCACGGGATGGAGGTTCGGCTTGGCCTGTCGAAGGGCCCTGTCTGCCCCAGCTTCAGTTGA
- the LOC123105755 gene encoding fasciclin-like arabinogalactan protein 8, with amino-acid sequence MAGAGAQLRRVVALVLLACCSMAPAATARGMSAGIAHNITSFLSGHPEYKQYNRYLTETRVCDEINARGGVTVLVLGDGAMSTLVSDAGADLGAIKNALRLHALLDYWDVKKLKALPTGADTLTDTFYQAAGGAATSATGSVKMAKLEGGGFGFASAASPGDAYDATFTKALKQTQYDFAVLEVSAPIEFDGLFDGPSVASLTRLLEKAGCKRFAALIASTGVLKDYQAAMADKAGLTLFAPKDDAFLAKGAPDVDKMPRADLVALLRYHALPGYNPRPSLKLVKASARPFRTLASTAGGKYNVSVVARGDDVSLDTGLRKSRVAETVLDDTPVCVLTVDRLLMPLELFAGAPAEAPSPTPAPAPSPADATLSSPPSPPPADAPSEAAADHVHKDVKASSAASLSVGALAAAACSAVLASLL; translated from the coding sequence atggcgggggcGGGGGCGCAGCTGCGGCGCGTGGTGGCCTTGGTCCTCCTGGCCTGCTGCAGCAtggcgccggcggcgacggcgagagGGATGTCGGCGGGGATCGCGCACAACATCACCTCCTTCCTCAGCGGCCACCCGGAGTACAAGCAGTACAACCGGTACCTGACGGAGACGCGGGTGTGCGACGAGATCAACGCGCGGGGCGGGGTGACGGTGCTGGTCCTCGGCGACGGCGCCATGTCCACGCTCGTGTCGGACGCCGGGGCCGACCTGGGCGCCATCAAGAACGCGCTGCGCCTCCACGCGCTGCTCGACTACTGGGACGTCAAGAAGCTGAAAGCCCTGCCCACCGGCGCCGACACGCTCACCGACACCTTCTACCaggccgcgggcggcgcggccacCAGCGCCACGGGCAGCGTCAAGATGGCCAAGCTGGAGGGCGGCGGCTTCGGCTTCGCGTCCGCCGCCAGCCCCGGCGACGCCTACGACGCCACCTTCACCAAGGCGCTCAAGCAGACGCAGTACGACTTCGCGGTGCTGGAGGTGTCGGCGCCCATCGAGTTCGACGGCCTCTTCGACGGGCCGTCCGTCGCCAGCCTCACCCGGCTGCTGGAGAAGGCCGGCTGCAAGCGCTTCGCGGCGCTCATCGCCAGCACGGGCGTGCTCAAGGACTACCAGGCGGCCATGGCGGACAAGGCCGGGCTCACCCTGTTCGCGCCCAAGGACGACGCGTTCCTGGCCAAGGGCGCGCCGGACGTGGACAAGATGCCCCGCGCCGACCTCGTCGCGCTGCTGCGCTACCACGCGCTGCCGGGGTACAACCCGAGGCCGTCGCTGAAGCTGGTGAAGGCGTCGGCCCGGCCGTTCCGCACGCTGGCGTCCACCGCGGGCGGGAAGTACAACGTGTCGGTGGTGGCCCGCGGCGACGACGTGTCGCTCGACACCGGCCTCCGCAAGTCCCGCGTCGCGGAGACGGTCCTGGACGACACGCCCGTGTGCGTGCTCACGGTGGACCGCCTCCTGATGCCGCTCGAGCTCTTCGCCGGCGCGCCCGCGGAGGCCCCCTCGCCGACGCCCGCGCCGGCGCCGTCCCCCGCGGACGCGACGCTGAGCTCCCCGCCGTCCCCGCCACCGGCCGACGCCCCGTCggaggccgccgcggaccacgttcaCAAGGACGTCAAGGCGTCGTCCGCCGCCTCACTGTCGGTCGGCGCGCTCGCCGCGGCCGCGTGCTCCGCCGTGCTCGCGTCCCTACTGTGA